The genomic DNA TATATTACTTTCGGTTGGAAAAATTGGAAAACCAGGATGTGGGTACGGAGCGATTACTGGTCAGGGAAATGGTCAAGGAGCAAGGGAACATGGGCAAAAGGCCGATCAACTTCCTGGTTATAGACTTATAGAAAACGAGGATCATCGAGCTTATATTGCAAAGGTATGGGGAGTGAACGAAGCTGAGCTGCCGAGAAAGGGTGTCTCTGCATATGAAATGTTTGAAAAAATTCATGACGGTGATATATCCGGGATGCTTTTGATGTGTTCTAACCCCATTGTCTCTAACCCCAATGCACATTTTGTGGAGGAAGCCTTACAAAAACTTTCTTTTCTTGTTGTAGTTGATTTATTCGTATCCGAGACTGCTCGATTAGCAGATGTGATATTACCGGCTTCCTCCTACTTAGAGGATGAAGGAACGATGACCAATGTGGAAGGAAGAGTCACGTTAAGAGAGGCCAGTTATCCTTGTCCAGAAGAAGTAAAGCATGATTGGCAAATTCTTTGCGAAATTGCTCAGGAGCTTGGGAAGGGGAAGTATTTTCCTTTTGAATCAGCAGAAGATATTTTTAACGAACTTCGGATTGCTAGTAAAGGTGGGATTGCTGATTATTATGGAGTGACTTATGAACGACTACGAGAGGAAAAAGGGCTGTTATGGCCTTGTCCAACTTTAGATCATAAAGGAACAGTGAGGCTTTTTGAAAATTCTTTCGCTCATTCTGATGGAAAAGCAAAGATGGTCTCTGTTTCTAATGTCGCGCCGGTTTCAAAGGATGAGGTATGTGAAGAGTTTCCACTTTATTTAACAACAGGACGAGTGATGTCTCACTATTTAACAGGTGTTCAAACACGCAAAAGTGCTTCATTAGCAGCAAGAAATGTGGAATCACATGTGGAGATTCATCCGGCCACGGCTTTAAAATACGGAATTAGAGACGAAACACTTGTGAAGATTGCGTCCAGAAGAGGCAGTATTGTTGTTCGAAGTAAGCTGTCAGATAGTATTCGTCAAGACACACTGTTTGTTCCTTTTCACTGGGCCAATTCACAAAATGTGAATTTCCTTGTCGGAAAGGAATTGGATCCAACCTGTCGTATGCCTGGATTTAAATTAAGTGCGGTAAAAATAACCTCTGCCATGGATGTCGGATGACGATAATTTTGGGTGATTTTCTCCTTTAATATTCGGAAAATTCGGTTTACGAACTAAAAAGCGTGTGAGGTAATCTAACATGTTAAACAATTTTACACAAATCATGTGTTACAGTTTAAGAAACTTTCTTGGGGAGGCGCGTTAATTTGGGAAAGAAAAAACTCGTTCTTGTTGGTAACGGTATGGCAGGAGTTAGAACCATAGAAGAAATAATAAAGCTTACAAAGGATCAATTTGAAATTACGATTTTCGGTAGTGAGCCACATCCGAATTATAATAGAATCCTACTTTCAAAGGTTTTACAAGGAGACACAGAGGTTGCTGATATTACGCTTAATGATTGGAGCTGGTATGAAGACAATGATATTCAGCTTTATACAGATGAGACCGTGGTTAAGGTTGATTCCGATCGAAAAGTAGTCGTTACTGATGCGGGAAGAATAGAACCATACGATGAAGTGATAGTGGCAACTGGGTCTGTTCCTTTCATTCTTCCCATTCCAGGTGCAGATAAGGAAGGGGTTACAGCATTCCGAGATATTAAGGATACGGAAATTATGCTAAAGGCCTCTAAGAAATATAAAAAAGCAGCTGTAATCGGTGGAGGATTGTTAGGACTTGAAGCGGCAAGGGGACTTCTAAACCTTGGGATGGAGGTTAATGTCATCCATCTAGCTCCTTATTTAATGGAGCGTCAGCTTGACCCAATGGCTGGAAAAATGTTGCAAACAGAATTAGAAAAGCAGGGAATGACGTTTTTATTAGAAAAACAAACAAAGGAGATTTTTGGAGAAGAGCGAGTCGAAGGTTTGCGTTTCAGTGACGGAACGGAAATTGAAGCGGATCTGGTTGTTATGGCGGTTGGTATCAAACCTAATATCTCCCTAGCAGTGGAAAGTGGGTTAGAGGTAAATCGGGGAATTGTTGTAAATGATTATATGCAAACAAATATCCCTCATGTATATGCGGTTGGGGAATGTGCAGAACATAACGGAATTCCATACGGACTTGTTGCCCCGCTTTATGAACAAGGGAAAGTATTAGCGAAAACAATTTGTGATGTAAAGACGGAGCCGTATAAAGGTTCTGTATTATATACCCAGTTAAAGGTATCAGGAGTAGAAGTATTCTCTGCCGGTGATTTTACGGAAGGTGACGATAAAAAGGCTGTTAAAGTTTTTGATGAGCAGGATAGCTATTATAAGAAGCTCGTTCTTCGTGGAAATCAAATCGTTGGTGCGGTTCTTTTCGGTGATAGCAGCGACGGAAATCGTTTGGTTTCTATGATTCAAAAGCAGGCTGACATTTCAGACACAATGAAGGTTTCCCTTCTGCAGCCAACTGGCCAAGAAGCAGGGGCAAGTCTAGTAGCAACAATGAGTGATGATGAAATCATTTGTGGATGTAATGGAGTCTCAAAAGGAGCAATCGTATCAGCTATTCAAACACAAAGCTGCACTTCTGTTGATGAAATCAAAGCGTGTACGAGCGCTTCTCGTTCTTGTGGTGGTTGTAAACCACTCGTAGCAGAAGTTCTTCAGCACACATTAGGTTCGTCATTTGATAGTAAGCAGCAAAAAGAAGCAATCTGCGGATGTACGACTCTTTCTCGTGATGAGGTAGTAGAAGAAATCAAAGCAAAAGGTTTAACACATGTAAAAGAAGTTATGTTTGTACTTGATTGGAAAACCGAAGAGGGTTGCTCGAAATGCCGTCCAGCTCTTAACTACTATTTAGGAATGGTTAATCCAACTGGATATGAAGATGAAAAAGAATCAAGATTCGTTAATGAACGTATGCACGCTAACATTCAAAAGGATGGAACTTACTCTGTTGTGCCAAGAATGTATGGTGGAGTGACCAATGCGAATGATTTAAGACGAATTGCTGATGTGGTTGATAAGTATGAGATCCCACTAGTAAAGGTAACCGGAGGACAACGAATCGACTTGTTTGGGGTAAAGAAGGATGATCTTCCAAAGGTGTGGGAAGATCTTGATATGCCATCAGGATTTG from Robertmurraya sp. FSL R5-0851 includes the following:
- the nasC gene encoding assimilatory nitrate reductase catalytic subunit NasC, with translation MTEMLLKYFRTKQNHVESEKTYDSQCPFCSMQCKMQLIEQSIVTRKKYTTVGLDNPTTQGRLCVKGINAHQHTFHKDRLKYPLIKVNGEFVRATWEEALAVIKSNIQSIQERHGKDAMAVYGSASITNEEAYLLGKFARVALQTKYIDYNGRLCMSSAASAATQTFGMDRGFTNSISEIPSSRCIILAGTNIAECQPTIMPYFEKAKENGAYIIAIDPRETATTKLADLHIKVKPGTDAAFANGVLKVIIEEQLTNEHFISERVNGFEEVRENVTSMTLEEIESFSGVPIEQIRKVAHRFAKEETGMIFTARGVEQHTDGSAAVRNFLNILLSVGKIGKPGCGYGAITGQGNGQGAREHGQKADQLPGYRLIENEDHRAYIAKVWGVNEAELPRKGVSAYEMFEKIHDGDISGMLLMCSNPIVSNPNAHFVEEALQKLSFLVVVDLFVSETARLADVILPASSYLEDEGTMTNVEGRVTLREASYPCPEEVKHDWQILCEIAQELGKGKYFPFESAEDIFNELRIASKGGIADYYGVTYERLREEKGLLWPCPTLDHKGTVRLFENSFAHSDGKAKMVSVSNVAPVSKDEVCEEFPLYLTTGRVMSHYLTGVQTRKSASLAARNVESHVEIHPATALKYGIRDETLVKIASRRGSIVVRSKLSDSIRQDTLFVPFHWANSQNVNFLVGKELDPTCRMPGFKLSAVKITSAMDVG
- the nirB gene encoding nitrite reductase large subunit NirB, whose translation is MGKKKLVLVGNGMAGVRTIEEIIKLTKDQFEITIFGSEPHPNYNRILLSKVLQGDTEVADITLNDWSWYEDNDIQLYTDETVVKVDSDRKVVVTDAGRIEPYDEVIVATGSVPFILPIPGADKEGVTAFRDIKDTEIMLKASKKYKKAAVIGGGLLGLEAARGLLNLGMEVNVIHLAPYLMERQLDPMAGKMLQTELEKQGMTFLLEKQTKEIFGEERVEGLRFSDGTEIEADLVVMAVGIKPNISLAVESGLEVNRGIVVNDYMQTNIPHVYAVGECAEHNGIPYGLVAPLYEQGKVLAKTICDVKTEPYKGSVLYTQLKVSGVEVFSAGDFTEGDDKKAVKVFDEQDSYYKKLVLRGNQIVGAVLFGDSSDGNRLVSMIQKQADISDTMKVSLLQPTGQEAGASLVATMSDDEIICGCNGVSKGAIVSAIQTQSCTSVDEIKACTSASRSCGGCKPLVAEVLQHTLGSSFDSKQQKEAICGCTTLSRDEVVEEIKAKGLTHVKEVMFVLDWKTEEGCSKCRPALNYYLGMVNPTGYEDEKESRFVNERMHANIQKDGTYSVVPRMYGGVTNANDLRRIADVVDKYEIPLVKVTGGQRIDLFGVKKDDLPKVWEDLDMPSGFAYGKSLRTVKTCVGEQFCRFGTQDSMGLGIQLEKKYEGLQTPHKVKMAVSACPRSCAESGFKDIGYIGIDGGWELYIGGNGGTHVRGGDLLYKVKTEEEVIEITSAYLQYYRETANYLERTSAWVDRVGLDHIREVLDDKEKRKELSARMDKALSVIEDPWKAIIEDKKLKKELFETVVTS